The uncultured Paludibaculum sp. sequence CGCCAGTGATCTTGGCAAGGTGATCGGCAAGCAAGGCCGTACGGCGCGTTCCGTCCGGACGCTGCTGGGCGCCGCCGGGATGAAGGTCAATCGGCGCTTCACGCTGGAAATCCTTGAATAATGGGGAGTTCCGCACCGGTTGGGCCGCCTGTCGATTGGGTACTGATCGGGAGGCTCACCTCCATCCACGGCCTGCGGGGGGAAGTCCTCGTCGATGGCTGGAATGACGTTGAGCGCTACGATGAGTGGCCGCTGGTTTGGCTGAGAGATCAGTCCGGCGGTTGGGCCCATGACGGGATGGCGCTGCGGGTGGAAACCGTCCGCCCCCACAAGGGTGGCCTGCTGGTCGCCTTTGCCGGATTGGATTCGATCGACGATGTCGAGCCCCTGAAAGGGTGCGAGTTGGTGATCCGGAAATCGGATCGCCCGGCCCTCCCGGAAGGGGAGTATTACATGGCCGACCTGGTCGGCTGTGCGGTGTTTGACCGTGCCACGGGGCAAAAGCTGGGTACGGTGACCGGCTGGCAGGAGTTTGGCGGGCCGGAGTTGCTGGAAGTTTCGGCCGAGGGAGCGAAGCCGGGAGAGCCCGTGGACAGCTTTTCGATCCCCTTCGCCCGTTCGATCTGCGTGGACATCGATCCCGCGGGCCGGCGGATTGGCGTGGATCTGCCCGAGGGCTTGCTCGAATTGAACAGGGCCGCGCCCAAAGAGCCCGGTAGCGATCGATGATCTTCCATGTGCTCAGCATCTTCCCGGAGTTCTTCCAGGGACCGTTCGAGCATGGAGTTGTCGGACGCGCGG is a genomic window containing:
- the rimM gene encoding ribosome maturation factor RimM (Essential for efficient processing of 16S rRNA), whose amino-acid sequence is MGSSAPVGPPVDWVLIGRLTSIHGLRGEVLVDGWNDVERYDEWPLVWLRDQSGGWAHDGMALRVETVRPHKGGLLVAFAGLDSIDDVEPLKGCELVIRKSDRPALPEGEYYMADLVGCAVFDRATGQKLGTVTGWQEFGGPELLEVSAEGAKPGEPVDSFSIPFARSICVDIDPAGRRIGVDLPEGLLELNRAAPKEPGSDR
- a CDS encoding KH domain-containing protein is translated as MSGMKVLVEEIAKALVDTPEEVQVREVPGEQVTVLELRVAASDLGKVIGKQGRTARSVRTLLGAAGMKVNRRFTLEILE